The nucleotide window TTACGGCGAAAGCGCACTAACGGCATTGCACAACGCCCATTTTGCTGTTGTCGGCTTGGGCGGTGTGGGCACTTGGGTAGCTGAGGCTCTGGCGCGTTCGGGGGTGGGTGAGCTTACGCTGGTCGAGATGGACGAGGTGTGTGTCACCAACACCAATCGCCAATCCCATGCTTTGCAATCGACCATCGGTCAATCCAAAAACCAGGTCATTAGCGCACGCCTGCGCGACATTAACCCGGACATCATCATTCACTCGGTAGAAGACTTTATCGATGACCAAAATATTCACCAGCTGCTGGGCAAACAGCACCATGTGATTATTGATGCGATAGATGCCGCGCATTTAAAAGCACGGCTGGTGGCCTATTGCTCGGCAGTAAAAATTCGCCTGATTGTGATTGGTTCATCCGGTGGTAAGCGCGATTTGCAGCGCATTACCGTGGATGATTTGGCGCGTGCGCAAAATGACCCCATGCTGCACAAAATTCGCCAGCAGTTGTATCGCCACTTTAATTTTGCACGCGATACCAAACGCAAATTCCGTGTGGATGCCGTTTATTCCGATGAGCAAATGGTTTATCCAAAACCCGATGGCAGCGTATGCCAAACCAAACAACATTTGCAGGATGGCGTAAAACTGGATTGCACCGGCGGTTTTGGCTCCAGCATGATGGTGACAGCAACGTTCGGTTTACTCGCGGCATCGCGCGCGATTGAGCGCTACCTTAATCAGCAGCACTAACAACGCAACAATACCTGGCCAAGCAAAGAGAAGTGCACCCTTATTCTATTCACATGAAAGGGCGGCTCTGAATATTCCAATTCAGCAAAGTTTGCAATAAATCCATTATTTCAATTAATTCTATTTACACCGCAGCCAAATTTCCTTTTTTAATTAAAATTGATGTAAATCAATTAAACCGCATTAATTGCCTTTTTGTTTTTGGCACTCCGCACAAATCAAGCTAGTCTGAAATCGGGTTCTCTTATGCCGGAGGCACACCGATGCAGGATAAGCAACATCAGGCGACACCGCTCACCGCTGAACAGCAAGTAGAAAAAAAGAAAGAGTGGCGGCTGTATATTTTTATCATCGTCTTTTTATTCCCCATACTCACGGTTGCTATTGTGGGCGCAATGGGTTTTTCCATTTGGTTTTACCAACTCATGATGGGGCCACCCGGGCCGCACTGATACAGGGAATGAAAATGAATCACCCAGCAAAACCAACCATCGCCTCAACACACACCATCCCTTTACGTGACCTCACGCAAATTCCTGCGCAATTGCATATTGCCAGTTTAATCGCCCATGTGCGCCCCGAACAATTGGCAGCTATACGCAATTGGCTACTCGCACAAACATCTATTCACAATTCAATCCACATTGAAATACACGCTGAAAATGCGCAGGGAAAATTGGTGTTAGTGACCGAAAGCGAAGCAGAAAAAGCGATTGTGAATTTTTTGGATGATCTGCGCGCGCAGCCTGGTGTACTCAATGCCGCGCTGGTGTACCACGAGTATTTGTCTGCGCAGGATCTAGAGGGCGAGGCTCAAGACGATTTGCAACCGGAGGAAAACGCGCAATGAATATTTCACGCCGTTTATTTGCCAAAGCTAATGCTGCTGCAGTAGCGGCAGCCGCGATTGGTTTACCTGTTCCCGCAAGCGCGAGTAATTTAATTACCAACCGCGAACTCACTAATTTGCAATGGAACAAAGCGCCTTGCCGTTTTTGCGGCACTGGTTGCGGCGTAATGGTGGCCACCAAAGACAATCGTGTCGTTGCGACCCACGGCGATGTAAAAGCCGAAGTGAACCGCGGATTGAATTGTGCGAAGGGTTATTTCCTTTCCAAAATTATGTACGGCAGTGACCGCTTGCATGAACCGCTGCTGCGCATGAAAAATGGCAAATACGATAAAAATGGTGATTTCACTCCCGTGAGTTGGGATGCCGCGTTTGACATCATGGCGCAAAAAATGAAAGAGGCCATCGCACAGCACGGCCCGGAAAGTATCGCCATGCTCGGCTCCGGCCAATGGACGGTATGGGAAGCTTACGCGGCAAGTAAATTATTCAAAGGCGGTTTGCGCTCCAATAATCTCGACCCTAACGCGCGCCACTGTATGGCCTCAGCGGTAACCGGTTTTATGCGCACCTTTGGCATGGATGAACCCATGGGCTGCTACGACGATTTTGAAGCTGCCGATGCGTTTGTGCTCTGGGGTTCAAACATGGCAGAGATGCATCCGATTTTGTGGAGCCGCATCACCGACCGGCGCATGTCGTTTCCCCATGTGCAAGTCGCGGTGTTATCGCCTTATGAGACACGCAGTTTTGACTTGGCCGATGTGCCACTTATTTTCAAACCCAATACCGATTTAATTATTTTGAATTACATCGCCAACCACATTATCCAAAGTGGAAAAGTGAATCAGGAGTTTGTGAAAAAGTACACGCGTTTTGCCAAAGGGCAAGACGATATTGGTTATGGCTTGCGCGCTGAAGATCCACGCCAGAAGAACGCTAAAGGTGCCGAAAAAGCCAATACCTGGAGCGATATTACCTTTGAGGATTTTGCCAATTTTGTAAAACCCTACACGCTCGAACACACCGCCAAAGAAACCGGTGTTGCGCCCGAACATTTAAAACGTCTTGCCGATATTTATGCCGACCCGAAAATAAAAGTGATGTCACTGTGGACGATGGGTTTTAACCAACACACCCGCGGCACTTGGGCTAACAACATGGTGTACAACCTGCATTTGTTGACCGGAAAAATTGCCGAACCGGGCAACAGCCCCTTTTCATTGACCGGCCAACCTTCCGCTTGCGGCTCCGCGCGCGAAGTGGGCACCTTTGCACATCGTTTGCCTGCCGATTTGTTAGTCGCCAACCCTAAACACCGCGCGATTGCAGAAAAAATCTGGAAATTACCCGAGGGCACTGTACCCGATAAAATCGGTTTTGCAGCGGTAACCCAAAGCCGCAAATTAAAAGACGGCGTCATCCGTTTTTATTGGACGCAAGTGTGCAACAACATGCAGGCCGGGCCGAATATCGCCCAGGAAATTTTACCCGGCTGGCGCAACCCCGATGCGTTTGTGGTGGTGTCAGATGTGTACCCCACCGTTTCTGCACAAGCAGCCGATTTAATTCTGCCCAGCGCCATGTGGGTAGAAAAAGAAGGTGCCTATGGCAACGCTGAACGGCGCACACAATTTTGGCATCAATTAGTCAAAGCGCCGGGCGATGCAAAATCAGACTTATGGCAACTGATTGAATTTTCCAAACGCATCAATACCAATGATGTCTGGCCAGAAGCATTACTCAGCAAAGCACCCGAGTATAAAAATAAATCCCTCTATCAAATTTTATTTACCAATGGCCAGGTCAACCAATTTGCCAACAGTGAGCGCGATGCAGCGTATTTAAATAGCGAAGCCGATGCGTTTGGTTTTTATATCCAAAAAGGTTTGTTTGAAGAGTACGCACAATTCGGACGCGGCCACGGCCATGACCTTGCCGATTTTAATGCGTACCACAATGCGCGCGGTTTGCGTTGGCCAGTGGTAGACGGAAAAGAAACGCGCTGGCGTTATCGCGAAGGTCATGATCCCTATGTGGAAAAAGGTACAGGTGTGCAGTTTTATGGTCACCCCGACAAACGCGCCATTATTTTTGCATTGCCGTACGAGCCGCCTGCGGAATCGCCCGATCAGGAATATCCATTCTGGTTGAGTACTGGCCGCGTACTGGAGCACTGGCACACCGGCACCATGACCAACCGCGTCGAAGAATTGCACGCAGCGGTGCCCAATGCGCTGGTGTATATGAACCACGAAGATGCTGAAGCGATGGGAGTCAGGCGCGGCAGCGAAGTGCGGGTAATTAGCAGACGCGGCGCTGTACGTGTGCGCGTGGAAACACGCGGCCGGGTAAAACCACCACGCGGTTTGATATTCATTCCGTTCTTCGATGCAACCCGGTTGGTCAATAACGTCACACTCGACGCAACCGATCCGATTTCACTGCAAACCGATTTTAAAAAATGCGCGGTGAAAATCGAACTGATCAATTTGGCGTGATGCAGAGGATTATGATGATGAAAAAAATTCTATTCGCTCTCAGCATCTTCTGCGCGTGTTGTATCACCTTTATTAATGCGAATGCGCAACAAAATGTGAATGCGCAACAACACGCTGAACCCGTGATCGCCAATATGGCCGCAAAGTTGGATGCGCCCGCACCCGATGGCATTCGCCCCGGTGGCACCTTGAATCAGGAATTACCCGCACCGAAAATTCCGCGTGACCGCATCAGTGCTGAACCGGCTAACCGCAATTATCCGGAACAGCCGCCGATGATTCCGCACAATATCCGCGGTTACCAAATCGATAAAAATTTTAATATGTGCCTGAGTTGCCACAGCCGTAGCGCCAGCCCGCAAACCGGTGCACCCATGGTGAGTATCACCCATTTTTATGACCGCGATGGACAGGCGCTCGCGGCCGTTTCACCGCGCCGTTATTTTTGTGTGCAATGCCATTTACCCCAAGCCGATGTAAAACCGGCACGCACCAATAATTACCAAAGTATTGATGCGCTTTTGCAAAATAGCAGCGGGGAGTAATCCATGTGGACATTGATTAAAGATTACTGGCAGCGATTCAAACGCCCCGCCACTTACATCGGCATGGGCACTTTAAGTATGGGCGGTTTTATTGCCGGGATTATTTTTTGGGGCGGATTTAACACCGCACTCGAACTGACCAATACCGAACAATTTTGTATTGGCTGCCACGAAATGAAAAATAATCCCTATCAGGAATTGGCCAGCACCATCCACTACACCAACCGCTCCGGCGTGCGCGCCATGTGCTCAGACTGCCATGTACCCCATGATTGGACAGACAAAATTGCGCGCAAAATGCAGGCATCAAAAGAAGTCTGGGGAAAAATATTTGGCACCATCAACACGCGCGATAAATTTCTCGCTAAACGGCGTGAATTGGCCGAGCGCGAATGGGCGCGCCTGAAAGCGAATGATTCATTGGAGTGCCGCAATTGCCACGCGCTGGAATCCATGGACTTCACCCAGCAGTCGCCACGCGCGCAAGCCATGCATTCCACCCTGCTCGCCAGCGGTGAAAAAACCTGTATCGATTGCCACAAAGGCATCGCACACCATTTACCCGATATGGCCGGTGTACCTATGGTGACGCAAGTGTGGCAAGACAAAATGATGGAAGAGCGCTTGCAGGAGCCTTGGCAACAATCAATCGCCCAGGTTATTGCCGATGGTGTTGTGCAGGAGAGCGCTGCAGATAACACTCTTCAATCTGCGCAATAATCGCCTGCAAACCATTATTGCGCGATGGGGTCAGGTGTTTTTCCAATCCCAGAACACGCAGCGCGTGCTGCAAATCCAAACCCGCCAATTCTGTGCGGGTTTTTCCATTGACCTGTACCAGTAACAATGCGGCCAAACCATTCATGACACTGCTGTCGGAATCAAACCCGAGATAATGCTGCTCGCCTTGCTGCTCATGCGCCAGCCATACAGGAATTTCGCAGCCTTTGATCAGGTTGGTGGGTAAACGGATATCCGCTTTGGGCTGGATTAATTTGCCCCATTGGATGATCAGTTTGTATTGCTGCTGCCAATTGATTGCGGCTTTTAGTTCATCCAGATTGATCTGGCTCAGGTCATCGCGGGGAATCACGTTTTTGATCTCACTGAATGGAGTCTCACTGAAGATTGAGGCTCACTGAAAATGGATAGCGATTATAAGGGTTATAGGGGTACATGAGGGCGAGCCAAAACTTTAAGAATCTTTACCCGGTACTTCCCCCACTATGACAACCGCCAAGGCTAGAATAGCGCCATAACGTACAATCGCTGATCACAGCGAATAACAATAAGCGTATTGATTACGCCCACCACCGCTGCATGCTCTCGCAGACAACCAATTTGCTGTTGATGACGAGGGTTAATATGAACGCGTTTTTGAATTCTTTGTGTACCGCCGTATTTGCACTGGGCATGATTGCCTGTAGTAAACCTGCTACAGAAACCACCCCCAATACCACACCAGAACCCAAGCAGGCGGTTGCCACCTCCAGTGCTCCGGCCACTGAGCAAAGCTACAAAGTGATTGCCTATTACATGGGCGACGGCTCGGATTTGTCGCGCTACAACTTCAACCAATTGACGCACATCATCTACAGCTTTTTGCATTTGAACGCTAACCAATTGTCGTTTGATAGCGACCAAGACAAGCTCGCGTTGCAGCGACTGGTGGCACTCAAACAGCAGCATCCCCATTTAAAAGTCATGTTGTCACTGGGTGGTTGGGGCGGCTGTGAAACCTGTTCAGACGTTTTCAATTCCGCTGAAAACCGCAAAGCCTTTGCTCAATCGACCTTGTCCATCATCAAAGAATACCAAGCTGACGGTATTGACCTGGATTGGGAATACCCTGTGGTTCCCGGCTTCCCCGGCCACAAATTTGCGCCCTATGACCGCGACAATTTCACTG belongs to Cellvibrio sp. pealriver and includes:
- a CDS encoding periplasmic nitrate reductase, NapE protein, producing MQDKQHQATPLTAEQQVEKKKEWRLYIFIIVFLFPILTVAIVGAMGFSIWFYQLMMGPPGPH
- a CDS encoding nitrate reductase cytochrome c-type subunit, translated to MKKILFALSIFCACCITFINANAQQNVNAQQHAEPVIANMAAKLDAPAPDGIRPGGTLNQELPAPKIPRDRISAEPANRNYPEQPPMIPHNIRGYQIDKNFNMCLSCHSRSASPQTGAPMVSITHFYDRDGQALAAVSPRRYFCVQCHLPQADVKPARTNNYQSIDALLQNSSGE
- a CDS encoding cytochrome c3 family protein; translated protein: MWTLIKDYWQRFKRPATYIGMGTLSMGGFIAGIIFWGGFNTALELTNTEQFCIGCHEMKNNPYQELASTIHYTNRSGVRAMCSDCHVPHDWTDKIARKMQASKEVWGKIFGTINTRDKFLAKRRELAEREWARLKANDSLECRNCHALESMDFTQQSPRAQAMHSTLLASGEKTCIDCHKGIAHHLPDMAGVPMVTQVWQDKMMEERLQEPWQQSIAQVIADGVVQESAADNTLQSAQ
- the tcdA gene encoding tRNA cyclic N6-threonylcarbamoyladenosine(37) synthase TcdA, with protein sequence MNRSPSPAYLQRFGGIARLYGESALTALHNAHFAVVGLGGVGTWVAEALARSGVGELTLVEMDEVCVTNTNRQSHALQSTIGQSKNQVISARLRDINPDIIIHSVEDFIDDQNIHQLLGKQHHVIIDAIDAAHLKARLVAYCSAVKIRLIVIGSSGGKRDLQRITVDDLARAQNDPMLHKIRQQLYRHFNFARDTKRKFRVDAVYSDEQMVYPKPDGSVCQTKQHLQDGVKLDCTGGFGSSMMVTATFGLLAASRAIERYLNQQH
- the napA gene encoding nitrate reductase catalytic subunit NapA encodes the protein MNISRRLFAKANAAAVAAAAIGLPVPASASNLITNRELTNLQWNKAPCRFCGTGCGVMVATKDNRVVATHGDVKAEVNRGLNCAKGYFLSKIMYGSDRLHEPLLRMKNGKYDKNGDFTPVSWDAAFDIMAQKMKEAIAQHGPESIAMLGSGQWTVWEAYAASKLFKGGLRSNNLDPNARHCMASAVTGFMRTFGMDEPMGCYDDFEAADAFVLWGSNMAEMHPILWSRITDRRMSFPHVQVAVLSPYETRSFDLADVPLIFKPNTDLIILNYIANHIIQSGKVNQEFVKKYTRFAKGQDDIGYGLRAEDPRQKNAKGAEKANTWSDITFEDFANFVKPYTLEHTAKETGVAPEHLKRLADIYADPKIKVMSLWTMGFNQHTRGTWANNMVYNLHLLTGKIAEPGNSPFSLTGQPSACGSAREVGTFAHRLPADLLVANPKHRAIAEKIWKLPEGTVPDKIGFAAVTQSRKLKDGVIRFYWTQVCNNMQAGPNIAQEILPGWRNPDAFVVVSDVYPTVSAQAADLILPSAMWVEKEGAYGNAERRTQFWHQLVKAPGDAKSDLWQLIEFSKRINTNDVWPEALLSKAPEYKNKSLYQILFTNGQVNQFANSERDAAYLNSEADAFGFYIQKGLFEEYAQFGRGHGHDLADFNAYHNARGLRWPVVDGKETRWRYREGHDPYVEKGTGVQFYGHPDKRAIIFALPYEPPAESPDQEYPFWLSTGRVLEHWHTGTMTNRVEELHAAVPNALVYMNHEDAEAMGVRRGSEVRVISRRGAVRVRVETRGRVKPPRGLIFIPFFDATRLVNNVTLDATDPISLQTDFKKCAVKIELINLA
- a CDS encoding SufE family protein; this translates as MIPRDDLSQINLDELKAAINWQQQYKLIIQWGKLIQPKADIRLPTNLIKGCEIPVWLAHEQQGEQHYLGFDSDSSVMNGLAALLLVQVNGKTRTELAGLDLQHALRVLGLEKHLTPSRNNGLQAIIAQIEECYLQRSPAQHHRQ
- a CDS encoding chaperone NapD → MNHPAKPTIASTHTIPLRDLTQIPAQLHIASLIAHVRPEQLAAIRNWLLAQTSIHNSIHIEIHAENAQGKLVLVTESEAEKAIVNFLDDLRAQPGVLNAALVYHEYLSAQDLEGEAQDDLQPEENAQ